One genomic region from Mycobacterium basiliense encodes:
- a CDS encoding MFS transporter — protein sequence MNRTQLLTLLATGLGLFMIFLDALIVNVALPEIQRNFAVGEDGLQWVVASYSLGMAVFIMSAATLADLYGRRLWYLTGISLFTVGSIACGLAPSLAVLTAARGVQGLGAATVSVTSLALVSAAFPDPKLKARAIGIWTAIASIGTATGPTLGGLLVDMWGWRSIFYVNVPVGVIVLALTSACVQESRTERPGRFDLSGQLLFVVTVGAFVYAVIEGPQVGWTSPRILALLLTAVVGCVLFLWLERRTSAPMMDLTLFRDTSYALSIGTICTVFFAVYGMLLLTTQFLQNVRGYTPGATGLMILPFSAAVAVVSPLVGNLVGRIGARMLILVGLCLLMLGLLTLIASEHRSSALVLVGLGLCGTGVALCLTPITTLAMTAVPPDRAGMASGIMSAQRAIGSTIGFAVLGSVLAAWLSATLEPHLEPAVPDPIQRHAIAEVIIDSANPRAHVNGIAPRRASVHRDPVQIAEDDFIDGIRVAFLVATVSLALVFLAGWRWFPREGSVARREVPHETADAAGL from the coding sequence ATGAACCGCACGCAGCTTCTGACCCTCCTGGCGACCGGCCTTGGGCTGTTCATGATCTTTCTCGACGCGCTGATCGTGAACGTGGCGCTGCCCGAGATTCAACGCAACTTCGCTGTTGGCGAGGACGGCCTGCAGTGGGTGGTGGCGTCGTACAGCCTCGGCATGGCGGTCTTCATCATGTCGGCGGCAACGCTCGCCGATCTCTACGGCCGCCGCCTCTGGTACCTCACGGGCATTTCGTTGTTCACGGTGGGATCGATTGCGTGCGGCCTGGCCCCCTCCCTTGCTGTTCTGACCGCGGCGCGGGGCGTTCAGGGGTTGGGCGCCGCCACCGTCAGCGTGACCTCGCTCGCTTTGGTCAGTGCCGCATTCCCGGACCCAAAGCTGAAGGCACGGGCGATCGGAATCTGGACCGCCATCGCCAGCATCGGCACGGCAACCGGCCCGACCCTCGGTGGATTGCTGGTTGACATGTGGGGCTGGCGCAGCATTTTCTACGTCAACGTTCCGGTGGGCGTGATCGTTCTGGCGCTCACCTCTGCCTGCGTGCAGGAATCGCGCACCGAGCGGCCCGGCCGCTTCGATTTGTCCGGTCAGCTTCTATTCGTCGTCACCGTGGGCGCCTTCGTGTATGCCGTCATCGAAGGTCCGCAAGTTGGCTGGACATCGCCTCGGATCCTCGCGCTGCTGCTCACCGCCGTCGTCGGTTGCGTGCTGTTCCTGTGGCTGGAGCGAAGGACATCGGCTCCGATGATGGACCTGACGTTGTTCCGCGACACCTCCTACGCGCTGTCCATCGGGACCATCTGCACGGTGTTTTTCGCCGTCTACGGGATGCTGCTGCTCACCACGCAGTTCTTGCAGAATGTGCGCGGCTACACCCCGGGGGCCACCGGCCTGATGATTCTGCCGTTCAGCGCCGCGGTGGCCGTGGTATCCCCGCTGGTCGGGAACCTGGTCGGCCGGATCGGCGCACGCATGCTGATCCTGGTGGGGCTCTGCTTGTTGATGTTGGGTCTGCTCACGTTGATTGCCAGCGAGCACCGGAGTTCGGCCCTGGTCCTCGTCGGTCTCGGGCTGTGCGGTACCGGTGTGGCCCTGTGCCTGACGCCGATCACGACACTGGCCATGACCGCTGTTCCCCCGGATCGTGCCGGCATGGCGTCCGGCATCATGAGCGCCCAACGGGCGATCGGGTCCACAATCGGCTTCGCGGTCTTGGGCTCGGTGCTTGCAGCCTGGTTGTCGGCCACCCTCGAGCCCCACCTGGAGCCCGCGGTGCCCGATCCCATCCAGCGCCATGCGATTGCCGAAGTCATCATCGACAGCGCCAATCCACGAGCACATGTCAACGGAATCGCACCACGGCGAGCAAGTGTGCACCGTGATCCAGTCCAGATTGCCGAAGACGATTTCATCGATGGCATCCGCGTGGCATTCCTCGTCGCCACCGTGTCGCTCGCTTTGGTGTTCCTTGCCGGCTGGCGCTGGTTTCCGCGTGAGGGCAGCGTCGCGCGCCGCGAAGTGCCCCATGAAACTGCCGATGCCGCCGGTCTGTGA